The Papio anubis isolate 15944 chromosome 1, Panubis1.0, whole genome shotgun sequence genome window below encodes:
- the CHI3L1 gene encoding chitinase-3-like protein 1 isoform X2, producing the protein MCVKAAQTGFVVLVLLQCCSAYKLVCYYTSWSQYREGDGSCFPDAIDRFLCTHVIYSFANISNDHIDTWEWNDVTLYGMLNTLKNRNPNLKTLLSVGGWNFGSQRFSKMASNTQSRQTFIKSVPPFLRTHGFDGLDLAWLYPGRRDKQHFTTLIKEMKAEFAKEAQPGKKQLLLSAAVSAGKVTIDSSYDIAQISEHLDFISIMTYDFHGAWRGSTGHHSPLFRGQEDASPDRFSNTICDFLRGATVHRILGQQVPYATKGNQWVGYDDQESVKSKVGFPKATPQDKEKERGPAPSSQIPVPCTEGWAGLTEHMCPVHTLYQGTQPCSSGPPLPGAVPEGQAAGRRHGMGPGPG; encoded by the exons ATGTGTGTGAAGGCGGCTCAAACAG GCTTTGTGGTCCTGGTGCTGCTCCAGTGCT GCTCTGCATACAAACTGGTCTGCTACTACACCAGCTGGTCCCAGTACCGGGAAGGCGATGGGAGCTGCTTCCCAGATGCCATTGACCGCTTCCTCTGTACCCACGTCATCTACAGCTTTGCCAATATAAGCAACGATCACATCGACACCTGGGAGTGGAATGATGTGACACTCTACGGCATGCTCAACACACTCAAGAACAG GAACCCCAATCTGAAGACGCTCCTGTCTGTCGGAGGATGGAACTTTGGCTCTCAAAG ATTTTCCAAGATGGCCTCCAACACCCAGAGTCGCCAGACTTTCATCAAGTCAGTACCGCCATTTCTGCGCACCCACGGCTTTGATGGGTTGGACCTTGCCTGGCTCTACCCTGGACGGAGAGACAAGCAGCATTTTACCACCCTAATCAAG GAAATGAAGGCCGAATTTGCAAAGGAAGCCCAGCCAGGGAAAAAGCAGCTCCTGCTCAGTGCAGCAGTGTCTGCGGGGAAGGTCACCATTGACAGCAGCTATGACATTGCCCAGATATCCGA ACACCTGGATTTCATTAGCATCATGACATACGATTTTCATGGAGCCTGGCGTGGGTCCACAGGCCATCATAGTCCCCTGTTCCGAGGCCAGGAGGATGCGAGTCCTGACAGATTCAGCAACACT ATCTGTGACTTCCTCCGCGGAGCCACAGTCCATAGAATCCTCGGCCAGCAGGTCCCCTATGCCACCAAAGGCAACCAGTGGGTAGGATACGACGACCAGGAAAGCGTCAAAAGCAAGGTAGGCTTCCCCAAGGCCACGCCtcaggacaaagagaaagaaagaggcccTGCTCCCAGCAGCCAGATTCCTGTCCCTTGCactgagggctgggctgggctcacAGAGCACATGTGCCCTGTACACACTCTGTACCAGGGAACCCAGCCCTGCTCCTCTGGGCCTCCCCTGCCAGGTGCAGTACCTGAAGGACAGGCAGCTGGCAGGCGCCATGGTATGGGCCCTGGACCTGGATGA
- the CHI3L1 gene encoding chitinase-3-like protein 1 isoform X3 has translation MCVKAAQTGFVVLVLLQCCSAYKLVCYYTSWSQYREGDGSCFPDAIDRFLCTHVIYSFANISNDHIDTWEWNDVTLYGMLNTLKNRNPNLKTLLSVGGWNFGSQRFSKMASNTQSRQTFIKSVPPFLRTHGFDGLDLAWLYPGRRDKQHFTTLIKEMKAEFAKEAQPGKKQLLLSAAVSAGKVTIDSSYDIAQISEHLDFISIMTYDFHGAWRGSTGHHSPLFRGQEDASPDRFSNTDYAVGYMLRLGAPASKLVMGIPTFGKSFTLASSETGVGAPISGPGIPGRFTKEAGTLAYYEVQYLKDRQLAGAMVWALDLDDFQGSFCGQDLRFPLTNAIKDALAAT, from the exons ATGTGTGTGAAGGCGGCTCAAACAG GCTTTGTGGTCCTGGTGCTGCTCCAGTGCT GCTCTGCATACAAACTGGTCTGCTACTACACCAGCTGGTCCCAGTACCGGGAAGGCGATGGGAGCTGCTTCCCAGATGCCATTGACCGCTTCCTCTGTACCCACGTCATCTACAGCTTTGCCAATATAAGCAACGATCACATCGACACCTGGGAGTGGAATGATGTGACACTCTACGGCATGCTCAACACACTCAAGAACAG GAACCCCAATCTGAAGACGCTCCTGTCTGTCGGAGGATGGAACTTTGGCTCTCAAAG ATTTTCCAAGATGGCCTCCAACACCCAGAGTCGCCAGACTTTCATCAAGTCAGTACCGCCATTTCTGCGCACCCACGGCTTTGATGGGTTGGACCTTGCCTGGCTCTACCCTGGACGGAGAGACAAGCAGCATTTTACCACCCTAATCAAG GAAATGAAGGCCGAATTTGCAAAGGAAGCCCAGCCAGGGAAAAAGCAGCTCCTGCTCAGTGCAGCAGTGTCTGCGGGGAAGGTCACCATTGACAGCAGCTATGACATTGCCCAGATATCCGA ACACCTGGATTTCATTAGCATCATGACATACGATTTTCATGGAGCCTGGCGTGGGTCCACAGGCCATCATAGTCCCCTGTTCCGAGGCCAGGAGGATGCGAGTCCTGACAGATTCAGCAACACT GACTATGCTGTGGGGTACATGTTGAGGTTGGGGGCTCCTGCCAGCAAGCTGGTGATGGGCATCCCCACCTTCGGGAAAAGCTTCACTCTGGCCTCTTCTGAGACTGGTGTTGGAGCCCCAATCTCGGGACCAGGAATTCCAGGCCGGTTCACCAAGGAGGCAGGGACCCTTGCCTACTATGAG GTGCAGTACCTGAAGGACAGGCAGCTGGCAGGCGCCATGGTATGGGCCCTGGACCTGGATGACTTCCAGGGCTCCTTCTGTGGCCAGGATCTGCGCTTCCCTCTCAC
- the CHI3L1 gene encoding chitinase-3-like protein 1 isoform X4, with translation MCVKAAQTGFVVLVLLQCCSAYKLVCYYTSWSQYREGDGSCFPDAIDRFLCTHVIYSFANISNDHIDTWEWNDVTLYGMLNTLKNRNPNLKTLLSVGGWNFGSQRFSKMASNTQSRQTFIKSVPPFLRTHGFDGLDLAWLYPGRRDKQHFTTLIKEMKAEFAKEAQPGKKQLLLSAAVSAGKVTIDSSYDIAQISEHLDFISIMTYDFHGAWRGSTGHHSPLFRGQEDASPDRFSNTICDFLRGATVHRILGQQVPYATKGNQWVGYDDQESVKSKVQYLKDRQLAGAMVWALDLDDFQGSFCGQDLRFPLTNAIKDALAAT, from the exons ATGTGTGTGAAGGCGGCTCAAACAG GCTTTGTGGTCCTGGTGCTGCTCCAGTGCT GCTCTGCATACAAACTGGTCTGCTACTACACCAGCTGGTCCCAGTACCGGGAAGGCGATGGGAGCTGCTTCCCAGATGCCATTGACCGCTTCCTCTGTACCCACGTCATCTACAGCTTTGCCAATATAAGCAACGATCACATCGACACCTGGGAGTGGAATGATGTGACACTCTACGGCATGCTCAACACACTCAAGAACAG GAACCCCAATCTGAAGACGCTCCTGTCTGTCGGAGGATGGAACTTTGGCTCTCAAAG ATTTTCCAAGATGGCCTCCAACACCCAGAGTCGCCAGACTTTCATCAAGTCAGTACCGCCATTTCTGCGCACCCACGGCTTTGATGGGTTGGACCTTGCCTGGCTCTACCCTGGACGGAGAGACAAGCAGCATTTTACCACCCTAATCAAG GAAATGAAGGCCGAATTTGCAAAGGAAGCCCAGCCAGGGAAAAAGCAGCTCCTGCTCAGTGCAGCAGTGTCTGCGGGGAAGGTCACCATTGACAGCAGCTATGACATTGCCCAGATATCCGA ACACCTGGATTTCATTAGCATCATGACATACGATTTTCATGGAGCCTGGCGTGGGTCCACAGGCCATCATAGTCCCCTGTTCCGAGGCCAGGAGGATGCGAGTCCTGACAGATTCAGCAACACT ATCTGTGACTTCCTCCGCGGAGCCACAGTCCATAGAATCCTCGGCCAGCAGGTCCCCTATGCCACCAAAGGCAACCAGTGGGTAGGATACGACGACCAGGAAAGCGTCAAAAGCAAG GTGCAGTACCTGAAGGACAGGCAGCTGGCAGGCGCCATGGTATGGGCCCTGGACCTGGATGACTTCCAGGGCTCCTTCTGTGGCCAGGATCTGCGCTTCCCTCTCAC
- the CHI3L1 gene encoding chitinase-3-like protein 1 isoform X1, which translates to MCVKAAQTGFVVLVLLQCCSAYKLVCYYTSWSQYREGDGSCFPDAIDRFLCTHVIYSFANISNDHIDTWEWNDVTLYGMLNTLKNRNPNLKTLLSVGGWNFGSQRFSKMASNTQSRQTFIKSVPPFLRTHGFDGLDLAWLYPGRRDKQHFTTLIKEMKAEFAKEAQPGKKQLLLSAAVSAGKVTIDSSYDIAQISEHLDFISIMTYDFHGAWRGSTGHHSPLFRGQEDASPDRFSNTDYAVGYMLRLGAPASKLVMGIPTFGKSFTLASSETGVGAPISGPGIPGRFTKEAGTLAYYEICDFLRGATVHRILGQQVPYATKGNQWVGYDDQESVKSKVQYLKDRQLAGAMVWALDLDDFQGSFCGQDLRFPLTNAIKDALAAT; encoded by the exons ATGTGTGTGAAGGCGGCTCAAACAG GCTTTGTGGTCCTGGTGCTGCTCCAGTGCT GCTCTGCATACAAACTGGTCTGCTACTACACCAGCTGGTCCCAGTACCGGGAAGGCGATGGGAGCTGCTTCCCAGATGCCATTGACCGCTTCCTCTGTACCCACGTCATCTACAGCTTTGCCAATATAAGCAACGATCACATCGACACCTGGGAGTGGAATGATGTGACACTCTACGGCATGCTCAACACACTCAAGAACAG GAACCCCAATCTGAAGACGCTCCTGTCTGTCGGAGGATGGAACTTTGGCTCTCAAAG ATTTTCCAAGATGGCCTCCAACACCCAGAGTCGCCAGACTTTCATCAAGTCAGTACCGCCATTTCTGCGCACCCACGGCTTTGATGGGTTGGACCTTGCCTGGCTCTACCCTGGACGGAGAGACAAGCAGCATTTTACCACCCTAATCAAG GAAATGAAGGCCGAATTTGCAAAGGAAGCCCAGCCAGGGAAAAAGCAGCTCCTGCTCAGTGCAGCAGTGTCTGCGGGGAAGGTCACCATTGACAGCAGCTATGACATTGCCCAGATATCCGA ACACCTGGATTTCATTAGCATCATGACATACGATTTTCATGGAGCCTGGCGTGGGTCCACAGGCCATCATAGTCCCCTGTTCCGAGGCCAGGAGGATGCGAGTCCTGACAGATTCAGCAACACT GACTATGCTGTGGGGTACATGTTGAGGTTGGGGGCTCCTGCCAGCAAGCTGGTGATGGGCATCCCCACCTTCGGGAAAAGCTTCACTCTGGCCTCTTCTGAGACTGGTGTTGGAGCCCCAATCTCGGGACCAGGAATTCCAGGCCGGTTCACCAAGGAGGCAGGGACCCTTGCCTACTATGAG ATCTGTGACTTCCTCCGCGGAGCCACAGTCCATAGAATCCTCGGCCAGCAGGTCCCCTATGCCACCAAAGGCAACCAGTGGGTAGGATACGACGACCAGGAAAGCGTCAAAAGCAAG GTGCAGTACCTGAAGGACAGGCAGCTGGCAGGCGCCATGGTATGGGCCCTGGACCTGGATGACTTCCAGGGCTCCTTCTGTGGCCAGGATCTGCGCTTCCCTCTCAC